A stretch of the Rosa rugosa chromosome 5, drRosRugo1.1, whole genome shotgun sequence genome encodes the following:
- the LOC133709397 gene encoding transcription elongation factor SPT4 homolog 2-like — protein sequence MKSAAQPAQIPTSFGNELRACLRCRLVKTYDQFRENGCENCPFFKMDEDSDLVNEGTTPNFNGIISVMDPDKSWAAKWLRISRFVPGCYTLAVSEALSEDLQNICEDEHVQYVPPKRV from the exons ATGAAGAGCGCAGCTCAGCCGGCCCAGATTCCGACGAGCTTCGGCAACGAGCTTAGGGCCTGCCTCCGTTGCCGCCTCGTCAAGACCTACGATCAG TTCAGAGAAAACGGATGCGAGAACTGCCCCTTCTTCAAGATGGATGAAGATAGCGACCTGGTCAACGAAGGCACTACTCCCAATTTCAATGGCATCATTTCGGTCATGGATCCTGATAAGAGCTGGGCTGCTAAGTGGCTTCGAATTT CGAGGTTTGTTCCTGGTTGCTACACTCTTGCAGTTTCAGAGGCTCTTTCTGAGGATTTGCAG AATATATGTGAAGATGAGCACGTGCAATATGTACCACCAAAACGTGTATGA